One segment of Lactobacillus sp. CBA3606 DNA contains the following:
- a CDS encoding DDE-type integrase/transposase/recombinase: protein MIYYTTAQEGDIRVHRNVTNWGIRDNFLTGRVQYWYNQHHQSIGSTKILSNLRKDPAVTEQVTLKQVKRIMSKLGIRCQVHQKKHSRIKQQEQYLQDNVLNQRFGVNQPNQVWLADSTELTYGVNGQYKVRLSGALDLYGRHLIAHKLSETETSKAKVQVFQRAFNFAGDVHPVVHTDRDSACTSGTFNNFLAQHEVTRSMSRPGTPCDNAPMERWWNEFKLRWIDRHAKPVTYKELVSLVEEGINYFNQLDRSPARNDLTPAEYWNEAV, encoded by the coding sequence TTGATCTATTATACCACAGCTCAGGAAGGAGACATTAGGGTACATCGTAACGTAACGAATTGGGGGATTCGAGATAACTTCTTAACTGGACGGGTTCAATATTGGTATAACCAGCATCATCAAAGTATTGGTAGTACCAAAATATTATCTAATCTCAGAAAAGACCCGGCCGTCACCGAACAGGTGACGTTAAAGCAAGTTAAGCGGATTATGAGCAAGCTAGGCATTCGTTGCCAGGTTCATCAGAAAAAGCATTCACGAATCAAACAACAGGAGCAATACTTACAAGATAATGTTTTAAATCAGCGTTTTGGCGTTAACCAACCAAACCAGGTTTGGTTAGCTGATTCAACGGAATTGACCTATGGTGTTAACGGTCAGTATAAAGTGCGTTTGAGTGGCGCGCTGGATCTTTACGGTCGCCATCTAATTGCCCATAAATTAAGTGAAACTGAAACTTCGAAGGCAAAAGTTCAGGTTTTTCAACGGGCCTTTAATTTTGCGGGTGACGTCCACCCTGTAGTGCATACTGACCGAGATTCGGCATGCACATCAGGAACATTCAATAACTTTTTGGCGCAACATGAAGTCACCCGTAGTATGTCACGACCAGGGACGCCGTGTGATAACGCACCAATGGAACGTTGGTGGAACGAGTTCAAATTGCGCTGGATTGATCGACACGCTAAACCAGTTACCTATAAAGAATTAGTGTCCTTGGTCGAAGAAGGCATCAACTATTTTAATCAACTAGATCGTTCACCAGCAAGAAACGACCTCACCCCAGCGGAATACTGGAATGAGGCCGTTTAA